The Leptospira paudalimensis region TCTTGTAATCCAATATTATTCATTCGGTTTTCAGGGAGTTCATACCCAATCGCAATCGAACCCATTTGGTTGGATTTGGCATCCGCCAGCTCGGATTTGGTAAAACCATGTTTTGTGATCGTTTCCAATTCTTTTAAGATCAGTTCCACACATCGTGCTGCTTTTTCTTTGGAAGTGGCAGAGGAAATCGAAAAAAGTCCTGTGGTTTTGTAATACGAAGGAAAACTGTAAATACTATAACAAAGCCCTTCTTTTTCACGGATGTTTTGGAAAAGCCGAGATGCCATTCCACCACCCAGGATGGTGGAAATAAGACCTGAAACAGTCACAGTTCGGTAGTCTCTTTTTTTTCCGTTCACACCAAGCATGATATGGAACTGCTCAATTTTACGACGTTCCAAATGTTTCGAATAACTTTTTCTAGGTGCTGGAATGATGAGTTCAGTCGGATTTTTCCCTTTGGGATTTTCAAAAGAAAAGTATTTATTTGTGAGATCCAGGACTTTCTCCCAAGTGAAATTTCCCGAAACAGAGATCACCATATTCTTTGGGAAATAATGTTTTTCAAAAAAAGTACGAATGGATTTTTCTGTGACACCTGTTACTGATTTTTTGGTTCCAATGATATCACGCCCGTAAGGTGACTTCCCAAAGATATTGCGAAAATAATAATCATACACAAAATCATCGGGGGCATCTTCATATGAACGCATCTCTTCCATGATGACACCTTTCTCAGTTTGTATGTCTTCCTTTCGAAACAGTGGTCGAAAGAGCATATCTGACAAAATTTCAAATGCTAACTCTGCTTGGTTTTTGATAGCAACGACATAGTATTGTGTGTATTCTCGCCCCGTAGAACCATTCAAAATCCCACCGACTCGTTCGATGGATTCAGCGATTTCTTTACTTGTGCGTGTTTCTGTATCTTTGAAGAGCATATGCTCTAAAAAGTGAAAGTAACCATGTTCAGAATTGGTTTCGGCAAGACTGCCTTGTTTTAAAAAAACACCCACCCCCATAGAGGATGCGTGTTTCATAGGTTGGAAAAGAACTGTAAGACCATTTGGCAATACAGTTCGTTTGCATTCAATGACGGGTGCCATTTTGTTCACTCCCCCCAAACAGATGTTTGGGGACTGTTGTTTAGTTGTCTAAAAGGACATCCTTTCTCGAAAGATCAATTTTTCCCATTTTATCAACGGAAATTACTTTCACTTTGATTTTTTCCCCTTCGGAAACAATGTCACGAACAGATTGAACTCGTTTCACATCTAGTTTAGAGATGTGGCAAAGCCCTTCTTTTCCTGGTAAAATTTCAACAAAAGCACCAAAGTCAGCGATTCGTTTAATCACCCCTTCGTAAATTTTCCCCACTTCAATTTCTTCAAAGATTCCATCGATCATGGCAATGGCTTTTTCTTTGGACTCTTCACTTGGAGAGGCAATGGTTACCTTTCCAGAGTCATCCACAGAAATTTCCGAACCAGATTGTTCGATGATGGCACGGATCATTTTCCCACCAGGGCCAATGAGTTCTCCGATTCGATCCTTTGGAATTTGTTTTTGGGTGATACGTGGAGCGTTTTCGCTTAAGTTTCCTTTTACGGAAGAAATCGCTTTGTTCATCTCACCAAGGATGTGGTCACGACCCACTTCTGCTTGTTCGATGGCCTTTTGTAAGACTTCAAGTCCTAGACCATTCACTTTTAGGTCCATTTGGAAGGCAGTGATGCCTTTTTTGGTTCCCGCAAGTTTGAAGTCCATATCACCAAAGTGGTCTTCGATCCCAGCAATGTCAGAAAGAACCGCAAATCGGCCTTTTTCATCACTGAAAAGTCCCATTGCAATCCCAGACACAGGGCCAGAAATCGGAACCCCACCCGCCATAAGCGCGAGTGTTCCCGAACAAACGGACGCCATAGAAGAAGATCCATTGGATTCTAAAATTTCAGACACAAGTCGTATCACATACGGAAACTCTGTTTGCGTAGGAAGGACTTTTTTAATCGCACGTTCTGCTAGATTCCCATGACCAATTTCACGTCTGCCAGGGCCAGAGTTACGTCGCACTTCCCCTACAGAAAACGCAGGGAAATTATAGTGTAACATAAAGTTCTTTTCTTTGGAACCTTCGAGAGTTTCGTAACGTTGGTTATCCGAAGTAGTTCCAAGTGTCATGACCCCAAGGGACTGAGTTTGTCCTCTTGTGAAAACAGCAGAACCATGTGGTCCAGGAAGTACATCAATCTCACATGAAATTTGTCGTATTTCGTTTGTTTTCCGACCGTCAAAACGAATCCCTTCTCCAAGCACTAGTTCACGAACAACTTCGTATTCTAATTCATGAAGGAAATGTTTGATGTCTTTTGTTTTATCTTCTGGAGCCAGTAAGGTTTTAAAATGTTCAACCGTTTCTTTGTTAATGGCTTTGATGTCATCGTTACGTTTTGCTTTGTCTGCATTCTTGTTAGCAGCTGTTAAACGTTCAAATGCAAACTCACGAATTTTTGCGTGGAGTTCTTTATCAGGAGTTTTTAAAACGACTTCTTTTTTAACCGTACCATTTTTCTTAGCCAATTCTTCCTGCATCATCACAGCAATTTTCAGCTGTTCTTGTGCAAAACGAAGAGCATTCATCATGTCTTCTTTGGAGATTTCGCTTGCTTCCCCTTCGATCATGACGATGGCATCTTTGGTTCCTGCGACGACTAAATCCAAATCAGATTTAGTGATTTCTTCGTTGGTCGGGTTTAAAATGAACTCACCAGCGATCCTTCCGATACGAGCACCCGCAATGGGACCTGCAAATGGAATGGAAGAAACAGAAAGTGCCGCCGAAGCTGCATTAATTGCATGGCCTTGGACAGAAACTTGTTTATCAGCAGATAATACTTGGACGAGGAGTTGGACTTCCGAGAAGTAACCTTCAGGGAACATCGGACGGATCGGTCTATCGATGATACGAGAGAGTAATACTTCGTGCTCTGCAGGTTTTGCTTCGCGTTTGAAGTAACCGCCAGGAAAACGACCTACTGAGTAAGCTTTTTCCGTATAT contains the following coding sequences:
- a CDS encoding M16 family metallopeptidase, translated to MAPVIECKRTVLPNGLTVLFQPMKHASSMGVGVFLKQGSLAETNSEHGYFHFLEHMLFKDTETRTSKEIAESIERVGGILNGSTGREYTQYYVVAIKNQAELAFEILSDMLFRPLFRKEDIQTEKGVIMEEMRSYEDAPDDFVYDYYFRNIFGKSPYGRDIIGTKKSVTGVTEKSIRTFFEKHYFPKNMVISVSGNFTWEKVLDLTNKYFSFENPKGKNPTELIIPAPRKSYSKHLERRKIEQFHIMLGVNGKKRDYRTVTVSGLISTILGGGMASRLFQNIREKEGLCYSIYSFPSYYKTTGLFSISSATSKEKAARCVELILKELETITKHGFTKSELADAKSNQMGSIAIGYELPENRMNNIGLQEIYYGTYFSLEDRMKAIKSVTLDEINLAAKEMFGLDKVHLSCVGDMTETQFAKIPVQFGGSV
- the pnp gene encoding polyribonucleotide nucleotidyltransferase; this encodes MATEFTGVWGRDSITLETGKWAKQAHGSVVYKTGNLVLLATVCAADEPKEGQDFFPLTCEYTEKAYSVGRFPGGYFKREAKPAEHEVLLSRIIDRPIRPMFPEGYFSEVQLLVQVLSADKQVSVQGHAINAASAALSVSSIPFAGPIAGARIGRIAGEFILNPTNEEITKSDLDLVVAGTKDAIVMIEGEASEISKEDMMNALRFAQEQLKIAVMMQEELAKKNGTVKKEVVLKTPDKELHAKIREFAFERLTAANKNADKAKRNDDIKAINKETVEHFKTLLAPEDKTKDIKHFLHELEYEVVRELVLGEGIRFDGRKTNEIRQISCEIDVLPGPHGSAVFTRGQTQSLGVMTLGTTSDNQRYETLEGSKEKNFMLHYNFPAFSVGEVRRNSGPGRREIGHGNLAERAIKKVLPTQTEFPYVIRLVSEILESNGSSSMASVCSGTLALMAGGVPISGPVSGIAMGLFSDEKGRFAVLSDIAGIEDHFGDMDFKLAGTKKGITAFQMDLKVNGLGLEVLQKAIEQAEVGRDHILGEMNKAISSVKGNLSENAPRITQKQIPKDRIGELIGPGGKMIRAIIEQSGSEISVDDSGKVTIASPSEESKEKAIAMIDGIFEEIEVGKIYEGVIKRIADFGAFVEILPGKEGLCHISKLDVKRVQSVRDIVSEGEKIKVKVISVDKMGKIDLSRKDVLLDN